The Bacteriovorax sp. PP10 nucleotide sequence CTGTCTCATTCCATTCTTATTTGCCCTAGGACTTTATGGGCTTCTATATAGGTATTTCAATTTCCCAATGAGTTTCATGACTCTCTTGGGACTTTTTCTTATTTATGGATTAAGTGTGGATTACGGGATTTTTACAACAGATTTATTCACTGAGAGCAATCAAAGTGTCAAAACAGAATCATCTTTCAATTTTGGGTTAATCTTAACGTGGATCACAAACTTTTTAGGTTTTGCTCCATTGTTATTTTGCAATCACCCGATCTTAAAAGACCTGGGATTAGTTTTAGTCGTAGGAATGATTGGTGTATTCTACGGGACATTTTTTGTGTTGCCGGCAGTTTTTATTAAAGCTGGTAAAGCATGAAAAATATTTTATTTTCTCTTCTTTTAATTGTGTGTTCACTTGGAATTTTTGCCAATTACTTAGGAACGGCCATTCCTCTTGATATCAAAGATGGAAGTGGACCTCCTGCGATCTTTATTGAAAGAACAGCAAACTCTCACCGCCATATCATTTTGCAAGGGGCCAGTTACCATCGTGGACTAGAGTTTGGAAAATACACCTCTGATGTTTTAAGAATGCAAGAGACGTTGATGGTTTCAAAATTAGACCAATTTATTGGAAATAGTTTTGTTCAAAAAATATTCTTTAGTACATTGATGTTATGGTTTCACGATGTCGACAAACATATCGACCGCGATTCACTGGAAGAAATGCAGGGGATTTCCAAGTATGCTCCAGATGAATTCCAAAGACTCACGACTAATTACACCAGACAAATTGCTTATCATGGGCTTCATGAAGTCGGGCAAATGTTTGTCGATGAAGACCGCGTAGATATGGGATGTTTTGTCAGTGCAATTCAATCTGAACAAAACAAATGGGTGATTGGACGCAATTTTGATTTTGATATCGATGGAATCTTTGATCGCGAGAAAGTGATGAAATGGGTTTACCCACAAGAGGGTTACGCTTACTTGTCTGTTGTCTGGCCGGGAATGGTAGGTGTTGTTTCAGGTATCAATGATCAAGGGATCTATGCTTCGATAAATGCTGCTGGATCAGATGATTTTTCAAGAGTAGGAACGCCGACAACAATTGTTGTAAAAAACGTCCTTTTAAAAGCTCGCACACTGGAAGAAGCGATTCTTATTTTTCAAAATGCTAAAACATTTATCGCTGAAATTTTTGTGATCGGAGATCGAAAAACAAATCGAGTGGCCATTATCGAGAAGTCTCCAGCTAGAATGAATGTAAAGATCCTGACGAAATCTGAAGTCACGGCCAATCACTTAGAAAGTGAAATCTGGGCCAAGGATACGATCAATGCTAAAAGAAAAACGGAGCTCACATCTGATTTAAGAAAAAAACGAGGGTTAGAGCTGATCACTGAAAATACTTATAAAGATCCCATCAGCAAGACGGTTCAAATCCTAAGAGACAGATCTCTCTTTGATGGACGCCAAACTCACCTTGGAAATCGTGGGGCGATAGATTCCATGATTGCTTCTCAAAGTCTTATCTACGATATGGAAAAGAACATTCTGTTTGTTAACCTGGGGCCAGGAACAATCGGCAAGTATTTAGGTTATGACTTAACCGCAAGTTTTGAAAAAAAATACCCAGTCGTCGTGAAAGAGCTTTCAGCTGATTCGATGACGACAGCTGAATATATAAGCTGGCAGGATTCAATGATGAAAGTCATTGAAGGAAAAAGACATCTGGCAAAAAACGAATGCCGCCAAACGGGGGAGATCTTAAACCTGTTAACAAAAAAGAGTTTTGTTCATTATGATAAAAGTCGCCTGGCAGGGGACTATTCTATGAAATGCTTAGATAACAGCGCCCAGGCCAAAATTTATTGGAAAGAGGCCCTGGCCTTTTATCCTCCCTATGAAAAACAAAGACGATACCTAGAGGAAAAACTGAAATGATAAAATACCTCGCTCTCTTATTTTTATTTTCTTGTGCCTCAACACCCAAAACTCCAGTAGTAAAACTATTTCCTTTTGGGACTTATCATCACAACGTAAAGGTCACGACTAAAACCAATGAAATGAGTTTTGTGGGGATCAATCAATGGACTAAAGAGCGTTTTGTCGTCGTGGGTCTGGGCCCCATGGACATGACGATGATTAAGTATGAAGAAAACAAAGTCGCTTACACAAAAGACCTCTACATTAATAGAGAGCTCATGCCATTAGAAGATAGACATGCCCTGCAATTGCTTTCATTGATTAAAGACATGTACGACTGGGATAGATCTATCTGCGAAGGCCAGCACTGCTCTAAACGCGTGTGGGGGATTCCTGTGAAGATAGAACTCAACACAGAAAACCAGGTTTCACAAATATCGGTAGCAAAAGATAATATTACGGTCGTGGTGGATGTAACTGCTTATGAAAAAGTCCTTTAACTATTTTTTACTGGTGATTTTGGCCATCCTGTCAGTCGCAATTATTTACCTGCGTATGAAAGGAAGTATTCCTAGTCAGATTCCTTCATGGCTTATGGTCACTGTTATAGGGATTAATAGTGGGTGGATTTTTTGGAATTTGCGAGGGCCTCTTCTGAAGGAAGAGCAGACCAGAATGGAAAGAAATTAAACCACTGAGTCGGGTAAATCTTTAAGAAATGCTCCAGTGTCTCAGTGTACTTCGTCGCCATCTCAATTAAGGCCATCTGTTTGCCTTTCACTAAAAAATCTTCCGGCATTAAGGGGTCTGTAATGAATAAATCATAAGATTGATTTTTTCCTTTAAACCCTAATGTAAAAGATAAAGGAGACTTCTTTGCCAAGGCAATTTTAAATGGAGTCGAGTCGATAGCAGCAAGTTTTCCAAAAAAGAGAATCAATTCTGTATTGTGATTAGTAACTCGATCACCCATAAAGATGACAGCTTCATTTTGGAAAAGGGCATGATTGATTTTGAAAATCGCTTCTATATCAGAGTTTTGAATAAACTTTAATTTCGAGTTTTCAATTTTATTTTGAGAGTTTTGTCCTGCACCAGTGTTGAATTCGACAACATTGATTGGAGGAAGTTTCAGGTTTTCAGAAGTATCGATATCAAAAGTTTTTGCTGAGAAAATCCATCCACCAACGTGAGCACCAACCAGGATTAATCCTTTTTTGTGTACCAGTGTTTGTTCCAGATGGTGTCTACCGGTGCGATTCAAAGTGAAAAGAGCGTAACCTTTGTTGGCCGTATAAATATTATCAATGAGAACTTGCCCCAACTTAAAGAATGTTTTCATTACCAGAACCTGGCGTTTGAAAAAACCTACGTGCGGGTAGAGTATTTTAAAATACTGATTGTGAGAGATAACTGCCTTTGGAGCACACAAGTAAAAGTACGGGCAGATGAAATATAAAAAGAAGTAGGCCGTCTTTGGGCCAAAGTGAGTGGTCATTTGTCTCATGAAGAAGTTTCCGAAACGACCTCCACGAGTTTTTCCCGTCCATGCTTTTTTTCTGCCTCTTTTTTTCGTGACGACAAAAGTTAAGAGACCAGTAATCGCGGCCAGCGCCAAACCTAAAATAATAGATCCGACAAATAAAGTAGCGAAGAAGTTTTTAGCATTTTCAACGATGTGTTCATCAAGTGAGAAGATAATCGGTGTCTCAATGATCTTGCTTCCAATTTTCAGACTAATGAAAGTCCAGATGGGAATAAGTGGAGGAAGTGAGATATTCCCGGCTAAAAACATCAAAGGGAAATTAAGTCTGAATAAAAAGCTTACTAATGCCGCTGCAAAAACCTGGAAGCCATAAATGGGCATGACACCAATAAAGACTCCAATAGACATTGAAGCAATGATTTTTCCTCGAGAGATGTTCGATTTTAAAAGCGATACAATCACGAGAACTGTATTGAGTAGGGAGATCTTTACATTGTCGCGGAATTTATCAAAGTGAGAAACGCGCTCTTCAGGAGGCGGATAATAAACATCAATTCCCACTTCTTTGACTTCAACTTTATTCCAAAGCAAGCGAATCAGGACTTCAATTTCGAAATCATATTTTTTTGTATAAAACTTTAAGTGTTGAACATAAAAGATTGGATAAGCTCTAAATCCACTTTGAGAGTCTTCAATCGTCTGATCAGTTTGATACTTGACCCAGAAATTTGAAAAAGCTCTGCCGAATTTAGAAGACCCAGGCACGTGGACGCCATCGAGTTTTCTTTTTCCAATAATCATCGCCCAAGGTGAAGTGACGATTGCATCAAGGAGAACGGGAAGGTCAG carries:
- a CDS encoding LpxL/LpxP family acyltransferase is translated as MIVRCLVCIPTYNNSGSIVAVVKETLTLSHLPVLVIDDGSDTPVIDLLRQDSSLIPHLDSLHLTVHRFSENKGKGAAIQQAFKLALAMNFTHIITMDGDAQHKASDLPVLLDAIVTSPWAMIIGKRKLDGVHVPGSSKFGRAFSNFWVKYQTDQTIEDSQSGFRAYPIFYVQHLKFYTKKYDFEIEVLIRLLWNKVEVKEVGIDVYYPPPEERVSHFDKFRDNVKISLLNTVLVIVSLLKSNISRGKIIASMSIGVFIGVMPIYGFQVFAAALVSFLFRLNFPLMFLAGNISLPPLIPIWTFISLKIGSKIIETPIIFSLDEHIVENAKNFFATLFVGSIILGLALAAITGLLTFVVTKKRGRKKAWTGKTRGGRFGNFFMRQMTTHFGPKTAYFFLYFICPYFYLCAPKAVISHNQYFKILYPHVGFFKRQVLVMKTFFKLGQVLIDNIYTANKGYALFTLNRTGRHHLEQTLVHKKGLILVGAHVGGWIFSAKTFDIDTSENLKLPPINVVEFNTGAGQNSQNKIENSKLKFIQNSDIEAIFKINHALFQNEAVIFMGDRVTNHNTELILFFGKLAAIDSTPFKIALAKKSPLSFTLGFKGKNQSYDLFITDPLMPEDFLVKGKQMALIEMATKYTETLEHFLKIYPTQWFNFFPFWSALPSEEALANSKKSTHY
- a CDS encoding C45 family peptidase yields the protein MKNILFSLLLIVCSLGIFANYLGTAIPLDIKDGSGPPAIFIERTANSHRHIILQGASYHRGLEFGKYTSDVLRMQETLMVSKLDQFIGNSFVQKIFFSTLMLWFHDVDKHIDRDSLEEMQGISKYAPDEFQRLTTNYTRQIAYHGLHEVGQMFVDEDRVDMGCFVSAIQSEQNKWVIGRNFDFDIDGIFDREKVMKWVYPQEGYAYLSVVWPGMVGVVSGINDQGIYASINAAGSDDFSRVGTPTTIVVKNVLLKARTLEEAILIFQNAKTFIAEIFVIGDRKTNRVAIIEKSPARMNVKILTKSEVTANHLESEIWAKDTINAKRKTELTSDLRKKRGLELITENTYKDPISKTVQILRDRSLFDGRQTHLGNRGAIDSMIASQSLIYDMEKNILFVNLGPGTIGKYLGYDLTASFEKKYPVVVKELSADSMTTAEYISWQDSMMKVIEGKRHLAKNECRQTGEILNLLTKKSFVHYDKSRLAGDYSMKCLDNSAQAKIYWKEALAFYPPYEKQRRYLEEKLK